AGCGAGGAACTGGGGACCTTCTGGCGGGAGGACGAGCTGTCCTGGTGGTGGTGGCGCGCCCCCATCGAGACGCAGGCCGTCATGATCGAGGCCTTCGACGAGGTCTGTGCCGACGCGAAGACGGTGGAGGACTGCCAGGTCTGGCTGCTCAAGCAGAAGCAGACCCAGGCGTGGAAGACCACCACTGGGACCGCCGACGCCGTCTACGCCCTGCTTCTGAAGGGTCAGGACCTCCTCTCCGACAGCGAGCCCGTGGAGGTGACCCTGGGCACGACGGAGGTGAAGCCCGAAAAGATCGAGCCGGGGACGGGCTTCTACGAGGTGCGCTACGACGGCCCCGCCGTGAAGCCGGAGTTCGCCGACGTCTCGGTGAAGAAGGTCACGAAGGGGATCGCCTGGGGCGGCGTCCACTTCCAGTACTTCCAGGACCTCTCGGCGGTGACGGCCCACGAGACCAACCTGAAGCTGGAAAAGGCCCTCTTCGTCAACCGCGACACGCCCAGGGGCCCGGTGATCGAGCCGGTGACCGGCCCGCTGCAGGTGGGCGACCTGGTGACGGTGCGCATCACCCTGCGCACGGACCGGGACATGGAGTTCGTCCACCTCAAGGACGGACGGGGGAGCGGGATGGAGCCCACCAGCGTGCTGTCCGGGTACCGTTTCCAGGACGGGCTGGCCTACTACCAGTCCACCCGGGACACGGCCTCCCACTTCTTCATCGACTACCTGCCCAAGGGGACCTACGTTTTCGAGTACACCCTCCGGGTGCAGCTCCGGGGCAAGTACCCCTCGGGCTTGGCGGAAATCCAGTGCATGTACGCCCCCGAGTTCAACAGCCACTCCGCCAGCGTGCCGATGGAGGTGAAGTAGCCGGCCCGCGAAGGGATATGGCCCGCGAATGACGCGAATCGACGCGAATAGGGATTGAAGCCGGCGAGACCCAAGGTTCGACGAGGAAGACAGTTCCAGATACCGGTTAACTGTGCACTGCCGGGATCATTGTGGAAACGCAGGGGCGCAAAGGCGCAGGGAAATTTCTGCCAGAGCGCTTTCTCTTTGCGATCACTGCGTGTTCTGTGGTCAAATTGTCCCGCCGGGTCGGCCGGAAAAGATCATCCAGCAGGAGGTCCGTGTGGCGATCAACTGGGACGACGTGCGGTACCGGGGGGACGCCCGGGACGTGAACGAGTTGTACGAGGTGTACCGGGTCAAGGACTACCTGGCGGCCTTCGAGGAAAACCTGCGGCGGCAGGACGCGGGGATCCGGGAGCAGTTCCTCAAGGACGGCATCCGGCTGAGCCGGACCCTTTCCCCCCGCATCTTCACCATCTACCAGGACCTCTGCGACCGCCTGGGCACCCCCATGGACGTGGAGATCTTCTGCCTCCCCGACGCGGCAGTCAACGCCGTGGCCATCCTGGACATCCAGGAGGCCGGGACCTGGTCGCTGGTGGGCGTCACCGCCGGGGCCCTGGAAAAACTCGACGACGACGAACTGAAGGCCATCCTGGGGCACGAGGTGGGACACTTCCTCTTCGGCAACCACCGCCTGAGCGCCCTGCGCAACACCGACCCCGACAACCCTGCCCTGACGGTGCTCCCCGTCTTCGGCGAGAGCCTCTTCCTGCGCTGGCAGAAGAAGGCGGAGATCAGCGCCGACCGGGTGGGGCTCCTGGCGTGCGGCAACCTCCAGGCGGCGGCCCGGGCCCTGCTCAAGGCCACCTTCGGCCTCAGCGACCGCAACATCAACATCGACATCGCGGCCCTCATGGCCCAGATCGACGAGATCCGGGGGCACCCCGAGATGATGCGGGAGGCCTTCTCCTCCCACCCGCTGTTGCCGGTCCGGCTCAAGGCCCTGGAGTCCTTCTCCCGCTCGGCCAAGGCCGCCCGGAACGGTTTCCCGGCCGCCGCCGAGCCGCTGGACGACGAGGCCCTCGAAAACGAGACCGACGCCCTGGTGGCCCTCAGCCGGCGTTACCCCCACAAGCGGGTGGGCGAGGCCGTGATGCGGGCGGTGGCTCTGGGCGGGGTGCGGGTCCTCTCCGCCGACGGCGACGTGAGCGAGCAGGAGATCAAGATCCTCATCTCACTCCTCTACAAGCACTTTACCGACGAGCCCGAGAAGGAGATCGTCACGGACCCGGACAAGCTCGACCAAGCGCTCCCGAAGGAGCTGGCCGTCATCCGCGAGGACGGGGACCCCGACGACGCGGGCTTCGTCCTCTCCCGCCTGGCGGACGTGGCCCTGGCGGACGGGGCGCTCCTGGAGCCCGAGGGCGGGGTCATCCTGGAGATCGCCGAGAAGCTGGAGTTCCCCGTGCGATCCGCCTACGGGATCCTCATGCAGGCCGCCCAGGAGGTGGGTTTCCAGGTGGACCAGAAGCTCAACCGCCTCGCCGACCAGTTCAAGCAGTCCCTGACCCGGAACCCTCCCTCACCCGGGAAGTAGCGCCTTCACAGTAAGCTCGTTGCCCAATCGCGACTGATTTTGGGAACGACCCTACGAGACGGCGGCCTGGAGCGATTCGAGGGGAATTTCCCGATGGGGAGCACGCTTTTCCGCATGCGGCCCTCCCCGTGCCTTTGTGCCTCCGTGAGAGACCCTTGCGGAATCTCTCTCACAGAGGCACGGAGGCACAGAGAAGATGCACGGCCGATTCCCGTGAACAGGCCAGACACTTTTCGGTCCGTCTTCCGACTTTTTGCGAACCCGTCATATAGTGGCCGCCTTGAACCGCGTGCTTCGGCCTCGGAATCCCGTCCGTGTATTTCGTGTATTTCGTGGTTCCTTTTCCGTTTATCCGGGTTGGGCCCCTCGAAGGAAGATCTTTGGCAGGCGGTCATTCGCCCAGGAGTTCGTGGAGGACGCGGCGGAGGACGGAGGTGCGGTAGAGGTCGAAGTGGTTCAGGCCTTTCAGGATGTAAGCTTGAAACGCGTCGTCGGAGGGTTGGGCGCCGATGTCGTTGTCGGCGTTGTCCGAGAAGATGCAGCGGACTTTCATCACGCGGGAGAGATCCCGCAAGGCCCCCATTCGGGATGTGGTGGTCACCTCCCCGAAGTCGTCCAGGACCTGACGGGCCAGGTCCGCCAGGAGCCGGGTATTCCCCCGGCCCTTCCCGAAAACGTCGATGAAGTACTTCTGGAGGCGAAGCCAGGCGCTGAAGCTCTCCCCCTGGTCGATGATCTCCCGGTTGGTCTCGAGGATGAAGGCCGTCAGGTCGTCGCCGGGGCGGAGCCGGGCCAGGCGGCGGGACAGGAAGCAGGTGTGGGGGCCCAGGTTGCAGTCGAGGGTGACCAGGGCATTCACGTCCTGCTCGGTCAGGATGCAGTCCATGAGCATCCGGGCGAAGATGTCCCCCCCCAGCGAGAAACCGACAAGGACGGTCTGGGCGGGCTGGAGGTCCCGGACCTGGTCCCGGATGAAACGGCCGAGGATCTCGCAGTGCTTCGCGATGGGGATGGAGGGGTATTCCTCGTCGTCGGGGTGGAACCCGTACAGGGAGACGGCCACACAGTGGTAATCCAGGACGGAGATCTGCTGGGTGAAGTCGTGGTGGTCCAGGCCCAGTCCCGACAGGAGGATGATCAGCTTGTCGGAGTGCCGGAACAGGTTGTCAGCGTAGCGGAGCTGGTTGCAGCCGGGGGCGATGACCCCGAGTCCCCGCAGGACGTCGGGCGACACCGTCCAGGACATGGCGTGGGTGTCCACGTTGCGCAGCTGCCGGACCACGTTCCGGGGGACCTGGCGGTTCAGGTTGGCCGGCGCGTCCCCCGCGAACTGGTGCACCGTGATGCGGACGTCGTGCTTGATGAAGATGTTGCGATACTCCAGGAACTTTCCCGGCACCTGCAGCCCGGGGTCCGTCC
The Acidobacteriota bacterium DNA segment above includes these coding regions:
- a CDS encoding M48 family metalloprotease, translated to MAINWDDVRYRGDARDVNELYEVYRVKDYLAAFEENLRRQDAGIREQFLKDGIRLSRTLSPRIFTIYQDLCDRLGTPMDVEIFCLPDAAVNAVAILDIQEAGTWSLVGVTAGALEKLDDDELKAILGHEVGHFLFGNHRLSALRNTDPDNPALTVLPVFGESLFLRWQKKAEISADRVGLLACGNLQAAARALLKATFGLSDRNINIDIAALMAQIDEIRGHPEMMREAFSSHPLLPVRLKALESFSRSAKAARNGFPAAAEPLDDEALENETDALVALSRRYPHKRVGEAVMRAVALGGVRVLSADGDVSEQEIKILISLLYKHFTDEPEKEIVTDPDKLDQALPKELAVIREDGDPDDAGFVLSRLADVALADGALLEPEGGVILEIAEKLEFPVRSAYGILMQAAQEVGFQVDQKLNRLADQFKQSLTRNPPSPGK